Proteins encoded together in one Bos indicus x Bos taurus breed Angus x Brahman F1 hybrid chromosome 28, Bos_hybrid_MaternalHap_v2.0, whole genome shotgun sequence window:
- the LOC113885555 gene encoding olfactory receptor 5D18-like, translating to MFLSERNKSGATSTVLGFSDYPELQVPLFLIFFTIYSVTVVGNLGMIVTIKINPKLHTPMYFFLSHPSFVDFCYSSIIARKTMVNLMVEDRTISFVVCVIQVFFFCTFVVTESFLLAVMAYDLFVAICNPLLYMVAMSPRLCAMLVVGSFAWGTTYSLAFTFSVSKLPFCGFNTINHFFCEFSSLLSVSCSDTYLNQLLLFIFATFNEVSTPFIILLSYVFIVVTIFKMHSACGRRKAFSTCASCLTAISILTSTIVFLYCVPNSTTSRHTVKVVSVFYTVVIPMLNPLIYSLRNKDVNKTVSKIVGSKLFSY from the coding sequence ATGTTTCtatcagagagaaataaaagtggGGCCACGTCCACTGTCCTAGGCTTCTCTGATTACCCAGAGTTGCAAGTTCccctcttcttgatattcttcACCATCTACAGTGTCACTGTGGTAGGGAATCTTGGGATGATTGTAACCATCAAAATTAACCCCAAACTGCACActcccatgtactttttcctcagcCACCCCTCCTTTGTGGATTTTTGTTATTCCTCCATAATTGCTCGCAAGACCATGGTGAACCTCATGGTAGAAGACAGAACCATTTCATTTGTAGTCTGTGTAATacaagtctttttcttttgtacCTTTGTGGTAACTGAGTCCTTTTTATTAGCTGTGATGGCTTATGACCTCTTTGTGGCCATCTGCAACCCTCTGCTCTACATGGTCGCCATGTCCCCAAGACTCTGTGCTATGTTAGTGGTTGGATCTTTTGCCTGGGGAACAACCTACTCCTTGGCATTCACATTTTCTGTTAGCAAATTACCATTTTGTGGTTTCAACACAATCAATCACTTCTTCTGTGAGTTCTCCTCCCTGCTTTCCGTCTCTTGCTCTGATACTTATCTCAACCAGttgctgctttttatttttgccaccttTAATGAGGTCAGCACACCCTTCATCATTCTCCTGTcttatgtttttattgttgtcacCATCTTCAAGATGCATTCAGCCTGTGGTCGCCGCAAAGCCTTCTCCACTTGTGCCTCCTGCCTGACCGCCATCAGCATCCTCACCAGCACCATCGTCTTCCTCTACTGTGTGCCCAACTCCACAACCTCCAGGCACACAGTCAAAGTGGTGTCTGTGTTTTACACGGTGGTCATCCCCATGTTGAATCCCCTGATCTACAGTCTGAGAAATAAGGATGTCAACAAAACAGTCTCCAAGATAGTGGGCTCTAAACTGTTTTCTTATTGa
- the LOC113885193 gene encoding olfactory receptor 5L1-like has translation MDEENCTAVSDFILLGFSDAPELRVFLFLLFLSIYGVTVLGNLGMIVLIQVSSGLPTPMYFFLSHLSFVDFCYSMFSTPKILANILNEDKAISFLECTVQFYLFCTFVVTEVILLAVMAYDHFVAICDSQLYMVTVSRDLYVELVSCCYLSGAMCSLIHLCLALQIPSYRLNMINHFFCDLPSLLSLACSDMIVNQLMLYIGATFYKIIIIPVILTPYLCILITILRMPSAEGRCNAFSTCASHLRAIAILQGTILFIYCQPHSGNIMGTDKVTTVFYTVVIPMPNPLIYSLRNKDVKETLRKVVSSKILSYRIFS, from the coding sequence ATGGATGAGGAAAACTGCACTGCTGTGTCAGACTTCATCCTCCTTGGATTCTCAGATGCCCCTGAGCTCAGAGTCTTCCTCTTCCTGCTGTTTCTttccatctatggagtcacagttTTGGGAAACCTGGGCATGATTGTCCTGATTCAGGTCAGCTCTGGACTCCccacccccatgtactttttcctcagcCACTTGTCCTTTGTGGATTTCTGTTACTCCATGTTCAGCACACCGAAGATACTAGCTAACATATTAAATGAAGACAAAGCCATTTCCTTCCTGGAATGCACTGTACAATTCTACCTGTTTTGCACATTTGTGGTAACTGAGGTCATTCTGCTggcagtgatggcctatgaccactTTGTGGCCATCTGTGACTCACAGCTCTACATGGTCACTGTGTCCCGGGATCTCTATGTGGAGTTGGTGTCTTGTTGCTACCTCAGTGGTGCTATGTGTTCTCTGATTCACTTGTGTTTAGCTCTTCAAATCCCATCCTACAGATTGAATATGATCAACCACTTCTTTTGTGATCTCCCCTCTCTCTTGTCTCTCGCTTGCTCTGATATGATTGTGAATCAATTGATGCTATACATTGGGGCCACTTTCTATAAGATCATCATCATCCCGGTCATCCTCACACCCTACTTATGTATTCTCATCACCATCCTGAGGATGCCCTCTGCAGAAGGAAGGTGCAACGCCTTTTccacctgtgcctcccacctTAGAGCCATCGCTATCTTACAGGGAACGATCCTTTTCATTTATTGCCAGCCCCACTCTGGCAACATCATGGGTACTGACAAAGTGACCACGGTGTTCTACACTGTAGTGATCCCCATGCCGAACCCACTGATCTACAGTCTGAGGAACAAGGATGTGAAAGAAACTCTCCGAAAAGTGGTGAGCTCCAAAATATTATCCTACAGAATATTTTCCTAG